tttgctttttgtttgtctttgttttgtgtctgtctgtcttccccttgtgtgtctttattttgatgagaaaggtgcatatctctgttcctctgcagctttgttgttgattgctttgtatgagattaaactctgtgatctgtgatgtcaacacgctttgttgttgtttcgttttagcagcgcGCCGCCACTCTCCAAGGACTcgggagagaaaagaggaaagagccaaaactttttgtccaaaactAGCGTTAAATTACCTCTTTTTTTACAGAAGAGAAACGCTTAACAGTGATGGATGCAAATAAAACCTTCATTATTTTCTAGCGGCATTTTAAATCTGCTCCCAGCTTATTAGATGTACTTTTCTATCAGTTGGTTTCAGGAGGTCACATGAGCCCAGTGACTCCAATCAGAGTTGAACATGTTCAGCCAGGGTCCAACACTGGACTCTGTGTTCTCCCAGAGATTGGCCCGTTTATCTTTACTCTGTTTCTGCAGTAATCTGGGGCTCCACATCAATGCCGATTGTGTTAAAAGTCCAGTTTCGTTTTTCTTCCAGCTCATTGGTTTGATCTCTACGATTTCATCGGACCTCCATCCCCTGGAAAAGGTCACGGCTCTTCCTGCTAAAGGTCAGCGCTTGCATAATTGCACGGTGGCTTCGCACGGTGAGAGAAAATCCTCCTTCAAGTCGAGTCTCTTGTGGTTCCAGTTGCGATGGCGGAGCGGGTTCTGGTGGTAGGAGGCGGGGGACGGGAACACGCTCTGGCCTGGAAGCTGGCCCAGTCGCCCCGGGTCCAGCAGGTTCTGGTGGCTCCCGGAAACGCAGGAGCCGCCAGCTACGGCAAGATCAGCAACTCTGGTACCTGAGGGGCTGTTGGACCTGCTAACTGCTCAACATAGGATGTATTTTAGCTGAAGTCACTTGACAGAATTGAAAAACAGAGGTGAGCATCTGTAGCTTTCTGTTGCATTTCTGCAGAGGTGTCGGTGAGCAACCACAGCATCCTGGCTCAGTTCTGTAAGGACCACCAAGTCGGTTTGGTCGTAGTCGGACCCGAGGCGCCGCTGGCAGCAGGTGGAGTCGATTCCAGTTTCTTATTGTGGGATCAAACCTCAGGAGGTTCTGACCCGTATCGTCTCTGTAGGTATGGTGGACGATCTGACGGCGGatcttttcttatttctgtagacagtctttaaaaacagataaaagtatttaaatgacattaacagcagcagcataatATTGTATgtgtaatacatttatttacagattaattCAGTTCTACAAAAGACTGCAATTAACGAAGTAATATTAAGTActaataatttaaactttattaactttttatatttaatttttctctatTAGCCGCTTTAATCCTGCTTGATGCTCCTATCGCAGGtgaatgaattttatttcaaacatatttttattatttatattttttcattcctTGAGTCTCAAAATTTCCCACAGTGAATCGtttttggaggatttttatagaataagttttattttccatgtacTAACCCTGCAGTGACTcttatttaacattaatgtaAGCTGATTTGATTTGGCctgataaaagtgaaaatgagatcaaataaactgtaattaataTGAAGAGGAATATTTGTAGTTGCGATAgttcaccaccagagggcagtgaGCGCTCATAATCCTCCATCAAACGCCTGTTAAACTGCagtttgttctgctggttttctgcTGAATCCTTGAAAAAAGCTGCTCAGCTTCAGATCTGCTTCActaacagcaaaacagaaatactgaAGCTTTTCCATCTTCACTCTAGTTTTTTCACTCTGTTAAATCTAACTGAactattaatgtttattcagatGAATCAAACTTTGGCTCTAGAGGAAAACACAAGTTACGTGACTTCCTGTGAAAATAGAAATTGAAACCAACTTTGGTCTCCTTCAGATCAGCCTCCATTTTGAGCTGCAGGATGGAAATAACTTGCTGACTTGTTACTAGAGGTAAGTGTTGCCGCTCCGGGTCCCTCCGTGTCTCTCGGCTCTCTGGAGCCTTTCTAACCGATGAACCCACCGAGGCTTCCCGGGGCCTCAGTCACCTCGGCCTGGGTCGCTCGGCTCTCATAGGGCCTGGTCCCcgcagcagcgctctgtttactTTATTGAAGGCCTGATCTAGAAAGGAATTAgatcaaatgaaaaactttattgtgAGACGTTGCTGCTTATAAAGTGATGCTAAGTGAGGTTACATTATGCGACTATaaggaacaaaaagagaaatattgaacACACTATAAACACACAGCTCAGTTACTGCGCAGTTAACCTGGTGAATGATCAGCTATGATCTACCATGACAGCAGCATCTAAAGCTGATCTGTTTGTGTGGAGCAATaatgaacttttcagatttaatctaaataaattgagaacttaatgtaacttttacagtCCATCAGTTCTTGCTGCAGCGACTCTCTCTggtgttttaacctaaaaagcagaactaaaacattgtaaactagtttctctgcttgttgaaatcagcaggaagtgaatcacaTCACTCCGTCCCTCATCAGTCTGGGGTTCAGCAGAAACTGATGTTTCTCTTGTCTGTGGATCAGAACCGGCTTTAAGCCGTCCACagatttcctctcttcctcctcactgagtttgatctttttccaggttttcctcTTGTTGCTCCTTTCAGCAGGAAGAAACTCTTTGTCTCTCAAAGCTCTGCTGGAAATATGCATCCAGATCCAGACTGACTCTTACCTGAAAGGTTGCTGTGTTTAGCAATCAGTATCTGCAAAATCGGAAtcgatcagccagaaaactgcagtcggttcaaccctaaaaataacaaaacttttaaatggagcaataataataaaataaataatttcacaaacattttagatcAGTTGTAACAAACTAGTTTCTAACTAAAAGAGTTGCATTaatgtgtctctttattttgaagttcaaTCAGATCAATAGACTAAATATGTTTCAGGCCTCGCTGAGTGTTTGGGGGCTTCATCCCCCTATTGAGGCAGCTGTTTACCCATGATTCCTTGCAGTGGGTCCAGCTGGTACCTCAgctggacccggttctgtctGGAGGAGAGCTGTGGACCCgacctgagctgctgctcccTCAGAACCTTCTGCTCACTGACTCCCTCCATACAGAGCTACAATAGAGTCATGATGCATTCAAGTCCACTGGGAGCTAAATAAGTTCACTAGTTCATAGGAAAtgttcactcattcattcaaatGATTCACTCTGATCCTCTGAACACATGATGGGAACcagctttctgcttcacaggACAGTTACTGGAACCGGATCACTGgtctgactggttctggtttctctctcCAAAAGGCCAGAAGATGGAAGATCAGGacagagcagaacctccaggacCCATCAGTCCATCTATGAGGAGTGACCGGTCCAAAGGTCATCCTCCAGTGTTCAGTAATGAACCTGGACCATCAGACAGAAAGTAAGAAACCATTTTCTAACTGATTCATGTGAATCTATagagatataaaataaatgatattaaCTGGTTGATCTTCAGTGTTTCAATAAACAGTAACttaattttcttacttattaatttaaagttggACATGAAGGATGTTGGTCAGTAAATCAGTAGAGTTTGAATGAAAGTCTGAATGAATTaatatggattaaaatgttgcatggaaacaaaaacaaccaagcTTGTGAAGAGCAACAATTCAGATTGTCTGTAATCCCACTGAAGCAGTGAAACCCAGCATCTTCCAGACTGGGAACACTGGCATCAGTCATGATACCAAATATAATTCAATGAAGTACTTAAAACCAGAAATCATCAATGTTCTGAGGTTCTGTTCTGACCCAGTTTCTGGTCCCTTGTTTTTTGTGGACCTTTATGAACATCTTCAGCTCCAGCCTGTTGctagtgaaatatttcagtgatgaagaaatgtcttcacaGGAGCAGCTTTGGTGAGGTGGAGCATCCATCCTGCTGTGCTTTGGGTCAGAATGTTCTGATGGATCCGGTCTGTACCAGCTGCCCCCAGTGTGGGAAACGACCCAGAACAGGATCTGGACggctgacagccaatcagagcagctgtgcTCCAGGTGAGACTGAACTCCTCCAATCAGAGCTTCCTTCTATCGTCTCTGTGGAACCAGATCCACGTCTTTAGTTGAGATTTGGAAATTCAaggtttaaaagtctttttgtgGTCAGTTGTTTCAACtgaatctgtgtttttccaGCTGGTGTAACTGGAACTTATGTCCAGGTAACTGGGCTTAATAAAGTCCTCATTTAATTTGAGCCTGTTCAAAAAAATGGCCTCAagataaatgtacaaatttaactttttattttgttcatttttaaaattataagtgAAGACTCTTACTCTGAAGGGTCAGGTTGCAGCATAACATGTCAtcagctgtaaataaaacaaacacttcataGAATCAATTTGATGATTCTTacagataattttatttgtgtttcagcaCATTATGAGGTTAAGGGGAATGAAATAACAGAGAGGATGGCTAAGGAGAGCAGCAATCGGGTTTTGGTTGATGTTAATGTGACGTTTAgcataacagaaataaagtgtataataaaacaataaaagagaggtgggggtgtgccgtggtggcgtactggttagcgcgacccgtatttggaggccttgagtcctcgacgcggctattgtgggttcgactcccggacccgacaacatttgccgcatgtcttcccctttcttcttccctgtttcctgtcagccttctatcacataagggacactagaaaCCACAAAAGACCCcatggaggggtaaaaaaaaagaggtggcaAAAGTTATAGGTCAGCAAATTGCCCAGCTGCCAATATGGTTAATCTGACCttgctgaaaatgatttttgttctacttttatTGGTTATTACACCAGGCCTTTAAGGTTCTGCTGGAAAATTGGAGTTTCTAATTTGGGAAATGACTAAAGGACAATTCTACGTAATTTCTTTCTACCTTGAGCATCTTTAATGTGATCTacttcaaaaactaaaatatgtagACTTCAATCATGGTGTAGATTATTCAGGCCAGAATATCTAAAAataagtttgtagttttttgtttcctaAACGAAGCTGCATTAAAGCTTTGATTTGTGAAGCTTCAATACAGGTTTGATTTCAACCCTTTTAATGTATCTGGACCACGGTCACCATGTCTCTCTATGAAAAGGGAGGACATGGTGGATTTCACTAAGCAGAAAGTGATTTAAACTCTGTTACAgagtttaaatcattttctgccCATTAGAAAGTGACTTTGAGTAACCTCAGAGGTCACTGAAGTCTCTGAAAAGCTCCCTGGTTCAAGGTGTGGTTGAGGTTCAGCCTGGCAGATGATGGTAAATGTAGAATATAGTAAGGAGTTATGTTACAGAGAAGCTTCTTCAGGAAGTGAATAGTTTGTGAGATCCAAATGGTTTTGGAGACAATCAGGCAGATGAATGTGAggacagcagagctgcagcagacaACAGAGGAGTGGAGGAGAATCTGGGGACCAACAAGGCATCCTTAGACCATGGAGGCACAGAAATCACAAGAGGTGAACTGGAGAAAGATTACTAGAAACAATAACTACATGCTATAGTGAAGAGTTAAAAACTCAGAGAGATAACTAGTAACTTGTCCCCTGTCTGCCAGATCCTGGTTTTTACCTGGATTTATGGCCAAATGTTCACTAATCACAATCTatagtttaaagttttctgcTATTAGTGTAGAATAATGTAGCCCATATTTTAAGAGTGCaagtatttcagcttttaaactcAAGCAGATTGAAAATGCTCAACCAGTAGGTGGCCCTAATGGGTAAAGGCCCTTTACCCATTTCCTGAATGGGAAGCTCAATCTGAAGCCAACTTCAGCTCTGTAAAATCCAAACTGTTTCCTGAGTTTGATTCCATGAATGAGAAGTTAGATGGTGAACCACAACTCAGACCTCAATAAAACCTAAACTAACAGGAGCTGTTCCCTCTGCTGGACGTTGTTTCCATCAGAACTAGTTTGATTTGGCCAtaattttgtgataaaacagCAGTGGCCTCAGAGGCCATCAAAGAGGACAATTTGATACATGGGTCTATGCAgttgtttattaaattaatgtcTATTTTTGCAACTCTCATTCCAAGTATTTTGTGTAGTTTTgactgcaaatatctcagtaaacttgaaataagatgaaaatataCAGATATTGTCTCAGGAAGATATAGAAGTTTGTTTAAAGTCCAtatttcttgaatatttttcaatttccaTATagattttctatattttaaacttgtttagaGAAAggtgttttctgttgctttttaatggtgttaatatttttcaaacactgAGAGCTGAAATAGATTTGAAAGATAAAACTTTACATCCCAATGAATCAACAGCAGCAACTTTAACTTTAAGTCGTGACTTTTGTTATTCTTACCATGcagagtttttataaaatttgggttttttatttattgatttacttttttctcatccATTAAAGCTGATGCACAAATTGTCTCTGAGAAtatcaaaaaattattgttttccttatgttcagctgaagtgtctcctctcctgtctttgtctctttcttcagattttgataTTCGGTGTCAGAGTGACCATAAAGCGTCTCTGAAGAAGTTCCAGAGTCTCTCTGAAGGCGTCGCTGAACCTGGAAATCAAACCgttctgaaccagatctacacagagctccaCATCACAGAGGGGTTAACTAGAGAGGTCAACCAgaaacatgaggtcagacacattgaaacagcatccaggaaacaagaaacaacaatcagaagagaagacatctttaaagtcccacctggaagagatcaaccaatcagaacagtgatgaccatgggagtggctggcattgggaaaacactgttaacacagaagttcactctggactgggctgaaggcaaaaccaaccagaacattgatttcatatttccattcactttcagagaactgaatatgttgaaagaagaaaagttcagtttattaggactgattcataaattattttctaaaaccaaagaaatcagcagctttgaaacgttccaggttctgttcatctttgatggtctggatgaaagTCGATTTACTCTGGATTTCAAGAACAATCCgatcctgactgatgttacagagtccagctcagtggatgttctggtgacaaacctcatcaggaggaaactgcttccctctgctctcctctggataaccacacgacctgcagcagccaatcagatccctgtTGAGTGTGTCAGCATGgcaacagaggtcagagggttcactgacccccagaaggaggagtacttcaggaagagattcagagatgatgaagagaaggccagcaggatcatctcccacgtccagaaatcaaaaagtctccacatcatgtgtcacatcccagttttctgctggatcactgctaaagttctggaggatgtgatgaagaccagagagggagaaaaactgccaaagactctgactgagatgtacatagCATTCCTGGAGGTTAACTTCGCAATCAAGAAGGAAaagtatgatggaggaaaaaagacaagatcaatctggagtccagagaacaagaagctgattgagtctctaggaaaactggcttttgagcagctgctggagggaaacctgatcttctatgacaAAGAGCTCAAAAAGTGCGGCATCAACATCAAAGATGCTGCGTTgttctcaggagtgttcactgaaatgtttaaaagagagagagggacgtGCGACATCTCCGTCTACTCctttgttcatctgagcatccaggagtttctggctgcagtctacatgctccactgtttcaccagcaggaagtcagaggtgatcaagacgtttctgggagaaaaatacagagaaacatctcTAGATGAGTTCATGAAGGAAGTCATGGAGAAATCCCTCAGCAGTGAAAATGGCCACCTGGACCTGTTTGTCCGCTTCCTTCATGGTCTCACTGTGGAGTCCAACCAGAGACTCTTAGAAGATCTGCTGGGTCAGACAGAGAACAGTCCAGAAACCATCCAGAGAATCATCACCAACCTGAAGGAGATGAACACTGATGATATCTCTCCTTTCCAAGATACAATGACCAATGATAGAATCTCTACTGACAGAAGCATCAACATCTTCTACTGTCTGGTGGAGATGAACGACgtctcattttatcaggagATCCAACGGCTGCTGGATTCAGGGACGTATCTCTCAGTGACTGACTGTTCAGCTCTGGccttcatgctgcagatgtcagaggttctggatgagttggacCTGGAGAAGTACAACACATCAGATTATGAACGACTGAGACTGC
The genomic region above belongs to Xiphophorus maculatus strain JP 163 A chromosome 24, X_maculatus-5.0-male, whole genome shotgun sequence and contains:
- the LOC102234499 gene encoding NLR family CARD domain-containing protein 3-like, whose amino-acid sequence is MKTREGEKLPKTLTEMYIAFLEVNFAIKKEKYDGGKKTRSIWSPENKKLIESLGKLAFEQLLEGNLIFYDKELKKCGINIKDAALFSGVFTEMFKRERGTCDISVYSFVHLSIQEFLAAVYMLHCFTSRKSEVIKTFLGEKYRETSLDEFMKEVMEKSLSSENGHLDLFVRFLHGLTVESNQRLLEDLLGQTENSPETIQRIITNLKEMNTDDISPFQDTMTNDRISTDRSINIFYCLVEMNDVSFYQEIQRLLDSGTYLSVTDCSALAFMLQMSEVLDELDLEKYNTSDYERLRLLPAVRNCRKARLGDCLIQNAECEVLASALKSNPDLTELEINQINIHVGGDSDLKPLVEILESSVSKVKILRLNYCSLSETSWTSLFSALKSNPTHLTELDLSGTNLGDSGVKKLCGFLQTEGCRLETLILFDCSLSKISCDYLVSALKSNPTRLTELDLRENNLKDSDVQQLKNPVKTLKFDDSDLFD